Proteins from a single region of Scatophagus argus isolate fScaArg1 chromosome 23, fScaArg1.pri, whole genome shotgun sequence:
- the hacd4 gene encoding very-long-chain (3R)-3-hydroxyacyl-CoA dehydratase 4, translated as MSSSCYLQQRDQKSFRRRMLSFRLAYIFSYNLFQFCGHTWILANSIARFLTFGQDALADTFYSVGFVMSLCQLFSILELFHIADGIEKARLLPRFIQVMEKNLLLIMVIMLEEIQSKPVVCVLFFLWNILDLLRYPHELLCVMDTPSTAMLWTRYTLWIPLYILSVATEGVTIYQALPYVESTAPNSCLLNSTASAHIHLPVLLMLCLPALTLGAFVTVWQLLKERQQQMDKWNKKMKRK; from the exons ATGAGCAGCTCCTGTTACTTGCAACAAAGGGACCAAAAAAGCTTCAGAAGGAGAAT GCTCAGCTTCAGGCTTGCCTACATTTTCTCATATAACTTGTTCCAGTTCTGTGGACACACATGGATACTGGCTAACAGTATAGCCAGATTTCTTACATTTGGACAAG ATGCCTTAGCAGACACATTTTACTCTGTTGGCTTTGTGATGAGTCTGTGCCAGCTGTTCTCCATCCTGGAACTTTTCCATATCGCAGATGGGATTGAGAAAGCCAGACTGCTTCCTCGCTTCATCCAA GTTATGGAGAAGAACCTCCTGCTGATCATGGTCATCATGCTGGAGGAGATCCAGAGTAAACCAGTCGTGTGTGTACTGTTCTTCTTATGGAATATTCTGGACCTCCTACG ATATCCACAcgagctgctgtgtgttatgGACACACCTTCCACTGCCATGCTGTGGACCCGTTACACACTCTGGATCCCCTTATACATCCTGTCAGTGGCCACTGAAG GTGTCACTATATACCAGGCCCTGCCTTATGTTGAGTCAACAGCACCAAACTCATGCCTGTTGAATTCAACGGCGTCAGCGCACATTCACCTGCCCGTCCTTCTGAtgctctgcctgcctgctctcaCTCTCG GGGCGTTTGTAACAGTCTGGCAGCTGCTGAAGGAGAGACAACaacaaatggacaaatggaacaagaagatgaaaagaaaatga